CTCGCTGTTGCCGGCGCGTTCGCTCATCCATTCACCGATGCGGTAGGCGATGCCGGTGCGCACCAGCCCCTCGCCGATCACGAACAGCGCGGCAATCAGTACCACGTTGGGGTCGCTGAAACCGGCCAGGGATTGCTCCACGGTAAGAATGCCGGACAGCGGCAGCGCGAGAATCACCAGCAGGGCAACCACGTCCATACGTGGACGGTTGATGATGAACAGGACGACGACGACGGCCAGCAGGCCTAGGACCCAGAGCAACTCATGGTTCATGGGGAGGGGATGTTCCTTCACACAGGGGCACGATAGGCGATGGCCCTAGTGTGGCAGCTCGACGCGAATGCGTCGTTGACGTGCTGCAGTGTTTTTGCCGGTTGGCGATCTGCTGCGTAATGGCAGGGCGCTTGGGGCGGGCCCGCGGCCCCCCCCGTACTGCTGAATCAGTGGCGATGCTTGTGCTTGCGGTTGCTGTCGCCCATATGGTTGCCGATCGCGCCGCCCGCCGCGCCGCCCAGGCCTGCGCCGATGGTCGAGCCGTTGGCGCCGCCGAGCTTGCCGCCGATCAGCGAGCCACCGGCCGAACCCAGGCCGCCACCGATGGCGGCTTCGGCCCGGTTGCCCTTGCGGGCGCCCACCGCGCTGCCGGCCGCACCGCCCAGGCCCGCGCCGATGGCTGCGCCGGTGCTGCCGCCGATCTGTTTGCCGACGACGTTGCCCAGGGCGCCACCCAGGCCTCCGCCGATGGCCGCAGTGCCGTCACCGGCGAAGGCGCCCTGGCAGAGCAGCAGGCCGAGGGCGAGGGAAGGCAGAGTCAGACGCATGTTGTGAACCTCAGGGAAGTCATCAGAAGTAGGGTGCCACGTGATTGGCGGCGAGTCAGGGTTGGAATGACGCTTCAGCGGTAGTAGCGGTCACGGTACTGGCGGTCGTCATCGTCACGGTCGTGGCGATGGTGATGACGGTGGCCGCGGTCACGGTCGCGCCAGCCGTCGTCATCGTCGTGGTAGTGATTGCTGTAGCAGCCGCCGAGCAGCAGCAGGGTGGCGATCATCGAAAGGCTGGCAAAGCGTTTCATCACGTTATAGGTCCTTGATCCGCAACGGTTTACGCGGTACCTCCTGAGACCTGTGGCGATCGATTTGGTTCTTTGTCGCGCAAATTTTTATCGCGGCGGCGATGAGCGGCAGCGGTGATTCCCCGGTCGGCCAGGCGGTGCTAGAGTCAGCTTCTTTTTTGTCCCGAGGATGGAACATGCGAGCAATTCTGCCGATCACCGTGGCGCTGCTGCTGGCGGGCTGTGCATCGTCGACCATGGAAGCGGCGCGCAACGGGTCGCCCACCGCACGCCTGGATTCGCATAAGACGCCGGACCTGGTCGCCCAGTGCATCCAGTTCAGCTGGCAAGAGGAAAACACCTTCGGGGTCGATGCCAGCGGTTACCTGGAGGCGCGCAAGCAGGGTGGGTTCACGGTGTACACCCGAGAGGCCGAGTCGTTCGTCGATGTCTACGCCCAGGCCGGGGGCACCCGTGTGGACTACTACGCGCAGAAGGACGACCAGATGGCCCTGCGCCGTCGCGCGGCGGCGGCGACCTGCCTGTAGGGCCATCCCCGCCGGTGGTCACATCGGCAACAACCTGTCCTGAATCACTTCTTTCATCACCAGTGTCGAGCTCAAGCGCTTGACATTGGGGATGCTCGTCAGCTGTTCGTCGTACAGTTTCTGGAACGCCGGCAGGTCCTTGGCCACCACATGCAGCAAGTAGTCCGGATCGCCGAACAGGCGTTGGGCCTCGACAATCTGCGCAATTTCCCCGAGCGCCGCCTCGAAGTCCGCCACCGGCTGGCGGGTCACTTCACGCAGGGTCACGAACACCAGCGCGGCGAAATTCAGGCCCAGGGCCGCCGGGGCCAGGCGAGCGTGGTAGCCGAGGATGGCGCCGGATTCCTCCAGCGCCTTGAGGCGGCGGTGGCAGGGCGACAGGCTCAGGCCCACGCGCTCGGCCAGTTCGGTAACCGACAGGCGTCCGTCCTTCTGCAGCTCGGCAAGGATTTTTCGATCGGTTCGATCCATAGGGGAGAATCTTCCAGTATTCGGCGTGTTGCAGGGAATATACGAAAGAAAATCCCCGGGTGATATCCGTAGTCTTTCTTTCACCGAAACCTGTGTGGAAGGAAGGGTCGACATGACCATGAGTGTATTGGCGGCGTTCTGGGCCGTCTCCCTGCTGTTCGTGATCACCCCTGGTGCCGACTGGGCCTATGCCATCTCGGCCGGCATGCGCGGGCGCTGGGTGGTACCGGCGGTGGCCGGCATGCTCTCCGGGCATTTCCTGGTCACCCTGGTGGTGGCGGCCGGGGTCGGTAGCCTGCTCGCCGGGCACCCGCTGGCGCTCACCCTGCTGACCTTGGCTGGCTGCGTTTACCTGCTGTGGCTGGGCGGCAACCTGCTGCTGAGCCCGGCGGTGCCCGAGGCGGGCGAAGGCGGCGAGCGAGACTCGGGGTCGCGCTGGGCGTTCAAGGGCCTGTGCGTGAGTGGGCTCAACCCCAAGGTCTTCCTGTTGTTCCTGGCGTTGTTGCCGCAGTTCACCGATCCGCAGTCGAGCTGGCCGCTGCCGCTGCAGATCCTGCTGCTGGGGCTGGTACACCTGGGCAGCTCGCTGGTGGTCTACCTGATGGTCGGCTATGGGGCCAAGGCCGTGCTGCGCACCCGGCCTGTGGCGGCGCGGGCGGTGGGGCGGCTGTCCGGCGGCGTGATGATCCTGATTGCCGTGGGGCTGATTGCCGGACAGTTGCGTTGATCCTCTCAACAGCGGCGGCTTGGGCTATGCTGACGACCTTCTTGAACCGGAACCGCCAACCATGAAATACGCCGCCGCACTCTTGCTCAGCCTGCTTCCGTTGCTGGCCCATGCCGTGCAGACCGGGGAAACCCTCGCCCCCTGGACCCTGCTTGACCAGTACGATCAGCCCTACAGTCTGGGCGCCGACACCCACATCCTGCTGGTTGCCCGCGACATGGACGGTGCCAAGCTGGTGAAGGCGGCGCTGGCCGAACAACCCAAGGGCTATCTTGAGGCGCGTGGTGCGGTGTTTGTTGCGGATATCCAGCGCATGCCGGCACTGATCAGCAAGCTGTTCGCCATCCCGGCCATGCGCGACTACAGCTACCGGGTGCTGCTGGACCGTGAAGGCCGGGTCGCCAGCCGCTATGCCGGGGAGCAGGGCAAGGTGTTGTGGCTCTCGCTGGACAATGGCGTACTGGTCGGGCAGAAGAGCTATACCGCTGCCGATGACCTGAAAGCGGCATTGGACCAGGCCAGCCGCTGAAACCTGCGGGCTTGCCCGGCGACAGCACGGCAGGCTCAGGGAAACGCCTGGCGCATCAATTCAGGCAACACCTCGCCTGCCTTGCCGGCCAACGCGAACGCCCGCGGATGCTGCTCACTCGCAGGCTGCGGGTTGACCTGCACCACCGCCGCCCCCGCCGCCAACGCCAGGCGTGGCATCGAGGCCGCCGGCTGCACCATGCCGGACGTTCCCACCGACAACAGCACATCGCATTGCTGCGCGGCGTCGAATGCCCGCGCCAGCGTCTGCTCCGGCAACCTCTCGCCGAACCATACCACCCCGGGGCGTACCGGCCCGGCGCAGTGGGTGCAACGTGGAGGCTCGATGCGCCGGCCTTGCAGGGCGTCCTCGGGCACGGCCACCGGTCCGTCCACCCGGCGCGCGCAGTCCAGGCAGCGGAATGCATCCAGCCGGCCATGCAAATGCAGCACGTTCTGGCTGCCAGCGCGTTCGTGCAGGTCATCGACGTTCTGCGTCACCAGCGTCAGCTTCGGCACCCGCGTCGCCAGCGCGGCGATGGCCAGGTGGGCGGCGTTTGGCGTGGCCTGGGCGATCCCGGCGCGGCGCATCTGGTACCAGCCCCAGACCAGCGCCGGGTCGGCGCGAAAACCTTCGGCACTGGCCAGCT
This window of the Pseudomonas mosselii genome carries:
- a CDS encoding LysE family translocator, with amino-acid sequence MTMSVLAAFWAVSLLFVITPGADWAYAISAGMRGRWVVPAVAGMLSGHFLVTLVVAAGVGSLLAGHPLALTLLTLAGCVYLLWLGGNLLLSPAVPEAGEGGERDSGSRWAFKGLCVSGLNPKVFLLFLALLPQFTDPQSSWPLPLQILLLGLVHLGSSLVVYLMVGYGAKAVLRTRPVAARAVGRLSGGVMILIAVGLIAGQLR
- a CDS encoding SIR2 family NAD-dependent protein deacylase encodes the protein MPFDPTLLAQARHVVVFTGAGVSAESGIATFRDKLTGLWERFDPAQLASAEGFRADPALVWGWYQMRRAGIAQATPNAAHLAIAALATRVPKLTLVTQNVDDLHERAGSQNVLHLHGRLDAFRCLDCARRVDGPVAVPEDALQGRRIEPPRCTHCAGPVRPGVVWFGERLPEQTLARAFDAAQQCDVLLSVGTSGMVQPAASMPRLALAAGAAVVQVNPQPASEQHPRAFALAGKAGEVLPELMRQAFP
- a CDS encoding glycine zipper domain-containing protein, with protein sequence MRLTLPSLALGLLLCQGAFAGDGTAAIGGGLGGALGNVVGKQIGGSTGAAIGAGLGGAAGSAVGARKGNRAEAAIGGGLGSAGGSLIGGKLGGANGSTIGAGLGGAAGGAIGNHMGDSNRKHKHRH
- a CDS encoding Lrp/AsnC family transcriptional regulator — its product is MDRTDRKILAELQKDGRLSVTELAERVGLSLSPCHRRLKALEESGAILGYHARLAPAALGLNFAALVFVTLREVTRQPVADFEAALGEIAQIVEAQRLFGDPDYLLHVVAKDLPAFQKLYDEQLTSIPNVKRLSSTLVMKEVIQDRLLPM